In the genome of Elusimicrobium sp., one region contains:
- the rsfS gene encoding ribosome silencing factor codes for MNTKELVCLAARLADDKKAENIKVIDLCGLSSLCDYILIATATSKPHLDAVEEEISKKLKEQGYYKSNRDGGDSNLWRVSDYGGFLAHVMTQEARDFYALDKIFSFGKEIDFKKPVKKTVKKAAAKKTAAKKTTTKKTAVKKTATKKTSTKKATVKKTAAKKTTVKKTTKKK; via the coding sequence ATGAATACAAAAGAACTGGTTTGCCTGGCGGCCCGCTTGGCAGATGACAAAAAAGCGGAAAACATTAAAGTAATCGATTTGTGCGGGCTTTCCTCCTTATGCGACTATATTTTAATCGCCACAGCCACTTCTAAACCTCATTTAGATGCCGTAGAAGAAGAAATCAGCAAAAAACTCAAAGAACAAGGCTACTACAAATCCAACCGCGACGGCGGAGACAGCAACCTCTGGCGCGTAAGCGATTACGGCGGCTTTTTGGCACATGTAATGACCCAAGAAGCGCGCGACTTTTATGCCTTGGACAAAATTTTCAGTTTCGGCAAAGAAATCGATTTCAAAAAACCCGTCAAGAAAACGGTAAAAAAAGCCGCCGCCAAAAAGACGGCCGCCAAAAAAACAACTACGAAAAAAACCGCAGTGAAAAAAACCGCCACAAAAAAGACCTCTACCAAAAAAGCTACGGTCAAAAAAACGGCCGCTAAAAAGACTACGGTTAAAAAAACTACTAAAAAGAAGTAA
- a CDS encoding LytR family transcriptional regulator has translation MESLNKTRKIVGKLLLWLLIALTAWAAYAQFSSPYAQILSGASQGEVKLTVLTTPAMFVSYNPKTNKALVQILSEKRNQKDPVTRVKKLLESEKLPTQNLRYFIPKLTDQEFFWEHFKYRLAAWRYNPLLAARLAWEYLDARHNRRTNITPAEFILLSMRLSQLEANDFTVKSLSRTKKRRKNSQTDMRAYPMQDVATVSAKDRPIVVEIMNASGKRGLASELTQYLREQNAKGQLRVDVLQYDNYPSVQETSWLEDYSGRLVQVKQISQALGIHTEIKAGAPGGAICDTRIVLGKDFKMPL, from the coding sequence ATGGAATCACTTAATAAAACGCGAAAAATAGTAGGCAAACTGCTACTGTGGTTGTTAATCGCACTCACGGCGTGGGCGGCCTATGCCCAGTTTTCCTCCCCGTATGCCCAGATTCTAAGCGGGGCTTCGCAAGGGGAAGTAAAACTGACCGTGTTAACCACTCCGGCAATGTTTGTATCCTATAATCCGAAAACCAACAAAGCTCTCGTACAAATTTTAAGTGAAAAACGAAATCAAAAAGACCCGGTTACCCGCGTAAAAAAACTGCTGGAAAGCGAAAAATTGCCCACTCAAAACCTGCGCTATTTTATTCCCAAGTTAACCGACCAGGAGTTTTTCTGGGAACATTTCAAATACCGCTTGGCCGCTTGGCGTTATAATCCCTTATTGGCGGCCCGCCTGGCTTGGGAATACCTGGACGCCCGCCACAACCGCCGCACCAACATTACGCCGGCGGAGTTTATCCTTTTGTCTATGAGACTTTCCCAACTGGAAGCCAACGATTTTACCGTTAAATCTTTATCCCGCACCAAAAAACGCCGCAAAAACTCGCAAACCGATATGCGTGCATATCCCATGCAAGATGTGGCCACCGTGTCGGCCAAAGACCGCCCGATTGTGGTGGAAATCATGAACGCCTCCGGCAAGAGGGGCCTTGCCTCCGAACTGACCCAATACCTGCGCGAACAAAACGCAAAAGGACAACTGCGCGTAGATGTATTGCAGTACGACAATTACCCCTCCGTGCAGGAAACTTCCTGGTTGGAAGATTACAGCGGCAGGCTGGTACAGGTAAAACAAATCAGCCAAGCATTGGGTATCCACACCGAAATAAAAGCCGGGGCGCCCGGCGGAGCCATTTGCGATACGCGCATTGTGCTGGGAAAAGATTTCAAAATGCCGCTCTAA
- a CDS encoding nicotinate-nucleotide adenylyltransferase — protein MKVLVFGGSFDPVHKGHVSLFRRALKMLAPDVAHIVPAYHSPFKAKSPTPFRLRMKMLKQAFAGMGKNVIFDDYELKQGGKTYTYQLVQYLKKKYKNPEIYLLVGTDCLNDLHNWKNPKYIFDNAIVVAGKRKGYDENPADFRHVFLPGFFPKLSSSRVRAHILACGDVPDTVPSSIVKTIKENKLYGLDVHDWLKDHLKTNRYLHSKNVAEMAAALSDIYDVNVESAVRSGILHDAAKGFSGEELIEFSKKHKIKVPFFEDICGQEPSLLHSYVSAWIAKHVFDVKDKDVLNAIAEHTLGSLKMSTLSKILFVADISSKDRKYKDAFVIRNLALQDLDKALVYAANRKLLFTIDSQKWLCPLGIDLWNHLIKREK, from the coding sequence ATGAAAGTCCTAGTTTTTGGGGGTAGTTTTGACCCTGTACATAAAGGCCATGTTTCGCTTTTCCGTCGCGCGTTAAAAATGCTCGCGCCCGATGTAGCCCATATTGTGCCTGCTTATCACTCCCCCTTCAAGGCTAAATCGCCCACACCGTTCCGCTTGCGCATGAAAATGCTTAAACAAGCCTTTGCGGGCATGGGGAAAAATGTTATTTTCGACGATTACGAACTGAAACAAGGCGGCAAAACCTATACCTATCAGTTGGTACAATACCTCAAAAAGAAATACAAAAACCCGGAAATTTATTTACTGGTGGGGACGGACTGCTTAAACGATTTACATAACTGGAAAAACCCCAAATACATTTTTGATAATGCCATAGTAGTAGCCGGAAAACGAAAAGGCTACGATGAAAACCCGGCCGATTTTCGTCATGTATTTTTGCCGGGATTCTTCCCTAAACTTTCTTCCAGCCGCGTGCGCGCGCACATTTTGGCTTGCGGAGATGTGCCCGACACAGTACCTTCCTCTATCGTAAAAACAATCAAAGAAAACAAATTATACGGCTTAGATGTTCACGATTGGTTAAAAGACCACTTAAAAACCAACCGCTACCTGCACTCCAAAAATGTAGCCGAAATGGCTGCCGCACTAAGCGATATTTACGATGTAAATGTGGAATCGGCCGTCCGTTCCGGCATTTTGCACGACGCCGCAAAAGGTTTTTCCGGCGAAGAACTGATTGAATTTTCTAAAAAGCACAAAATAAAAGTGCCCTTTTTTGAAGATATTTGCGGGCAAGAACCCAGTTTACTGCACAGTTATGTTTCCGCGTGGATAGCCAAACATGTTTTTGATGTAAAAGATAAAGATGTGCTCAATGCCATTGCCGAACATACATTGGGCAGCCTAAAGATGAGTACCCTTTCCAAAATTTTATTTGTGGCCGATATTTCTTCTAAAGACCGCAAGTACAAAGATGCGTTTGTTATCCGCAATTTGGCTTTGCAAGATTTGGATAAGGCCCTCGTCTATGCGGCCAACCGAAAACTTTTGTTTACCATTGATTCGCAAAAATGGCTCTGTCCGCTCGGTATTGATTTATGGAATCACTTAATAAAACGCGAAAAATAG